The Corallococcus soli genome includes a window with the following:
- a CDS encoding MaoC family dehydratase, whose protein sequence is MRYFDDFPIGEILELGPYGVTREEILAFANQFDPQPFHVDEVAAGQSIYGGIIASGWHTASICHKLLVQGLLSTSASMGSPGLDELRWKKPVRPGDTLKVRVETLETRPSTSKPDRGAIKFRFEVVNQHGDVVMTEIANALFARRPPAP, encoded by the coding sequence ATGCGCTACTTCGACGACTTCCCCATCGGTGAGATTCTGGAGTTGGGGCCGTACGGGGTGACGCGCGAGGAGATCCTCGCGTTCGCGAACCAGTTCGACCCCCAGCCCTTCCACGTCGACGAGGTGGCCGCCGGCCAGAGCATCTACGGCGGCATCATCGCCAGCGGCTGGCACACCGCCTCCATCTGCCACAAGCTGCTCGTGCAGGGCCTGCTGTCGACGTCCGCCAGCATGGGCTCCCCGGGCCTGGATGAGCTGCGCTGGAAGAAGCCGGTGCGCCCGGGCGACACCCTCAAGGTGCGCGTCGAGACGCTGGAGACCCGCCCCTCCACGAGCAAGCCGGACCGGGGCGCCATCAAGTTCCGCTTCGAGGTCGTCAACCAGCACGGCGACGTGGTGATGACCGAAATCGCCAACGCCCTCTTCGCCCGCCGTCCGCCGGCTCCGTAG
- a CDS encoding pyridoxal-phosphate dependent enzyme, producing MDIQENILTAIGHTPLVKLNKLVGPNDATVLVKCEFMNPGASIKDRMALYIIEKAEREGKLKPGGTIVENTSGNTGMGVALAAAVKGYKCIFTMPDKMSLEKINRLKAMGAQVVVTPTNVPAEDPRSYYETSKRLHRETPGAFMLNQYHNPDNIEAHYNTTGPEILEQTEGKFDYFVSGLGTGGTMSGAGKFLKEKIPGLKNVGVDPEGSVYEGYFKTGKLTEPHVYKVEGIGEDMLCGAMDFSVVDDVRQVDDRQCFNAARRLAREEGIFAGGSSGAAVHVAVELAKEIGKGKTIVVVLPDSGSSYISKFHSDEWMRDNGFMQEKGAGTVRDIIGAKPRELKTAKRGDRVDHVVETMRSHGISQMPVVSEDGRAAGMVHEYDLLNALVANKVKFQDTIDPIVAPLQGAVAAEASIDRLREIFARDNVAVVKDGEKVIAIVTKIDLIDYLHRTTA from the coding sequence ATGGACATCCAAGAGAACATCCTCACCGCCATTGGCCACACGCCGTTGGTGAAGCTCAACAAGCTGGTCGGTCCGAACGACGCCACCGTGCTCGTGAAGTGCGAGTTCATGAACCCCGGCGCGTCCATCAAGGACCGCATGGCGCTCTACATCATCGAAAAGGCCGAACGGGAGGGGAAGCTCAAGCCCGGCGGCACCATCGTGGAGAACACGTCCGGCAACACCGGCATGGGCGTGGCGCTGGCCGCGGCGGTGAAGGGCTACAAGTGCATCTTCACCATGCCGGACAAGATGTCCCTGGAGAAGATCAACCGCCTGAAGGCCATGGGCGCCCAGGTCGTCGTGACGCCGACGAACGTGCCGGCCGAGGACCCTCGCAGCTACTACGAGACGTCCAAGCGGCTGCACCGCGAGACGCCCGGTGCGTTCATGCTGAACCAGTACCACAACCCGGACAACATCGAGGCGCACTACAACACCACGGGTCCGGAGATCCTCGAGCAGACCGAGGGCAAGTTCGACTACTTCGTGTCGGGCCTGGGCACCGGCGGCACGATGAGCGGCGCCGGCAAGTTCCTGAAGGAGAAGATCCCCGGCCTGAAGAACGTGGGCGTGGATCCGGAGGGCTCCGTCTACGAGGGCTACTTCAAGACGGGCAAGCTCACCGAGCCGCACGTCTACAAGGTGGAGGGCATTGGCGAGGACATGCTCTGCGGCGCGATGGACTTCTCCGTCGTGGACGACGTGCGCCAGGTGGATGACCGTCAGTGCTTCAACGCGGCCCGCCGGCTCGCGCGCGAGGAGGGCATCTTCGCGGGTGGCTCCTCCGGCGCCGCGGTGCATGTGGCGGTGGAGCTGGCGAAGGAGATTGGCAAGGGCAAGACCATCGTCGTCGTCCTGCCCGACTCCGGCAGCAGCTACATCTCCAAGTTCCACTCCGACGAGTGGATGCGCGACAACGGCTTCATGCAGGAGAAGGGCGCCGGCACCGTGCGCGACATCATCGGCGCGAAGCCTCGCGAGCTGAAGACGGCGAAGCGCGGGGACCGCGTGGACCACGTCGTGGAGACGATGCGCAGCCACGGCATCAGCCAGATGCCGGTGGTGTCCGAGGACGGGCGCGCCGCGGGCATGGTGCACGAGTACGACCTGCTCAACGCCTTGGTGGCCAACAAGGTGAAGTTCCAGGACACCATCGACCCCATCGTCGCCCCGCTCCAGGGCGCCGTGGCCGCCGAGGCCAGCATCGACCGGCTGCGCGAAATCTTCGCGCGCGACAACGTGGCCGTGGTGAAGGACGGCGAGAAGGTCATCGCCATCGTCACGAAGATCGACCTCATCGACTACCTGCACCGCACCACGGCCTGA
- a CDS encoding aminoglycoside phosphotransferase family protein — translation MELEAALRDQVGQAIGRPVPHAAITKLKGEASSRSYYRVGAPPESWVVMVMPPDATKKSDEATKGEPPKELPFINVHRYLEGLGVRVPRILRYDEPAGFMVLEDLSDITFESALEGGRHNQALYTRAVELLARLRVQAEKKRDPECLAFTRAFDEDLYDWELHHFREWGLEAWSGKQPTAAERAELDATFKDIAKQLAAAPKGFTHRDYQSRNIMVKEGELVVIDFQDALQGPRQYDLVALLRDSYVELDRGFVDTMLDVYIATFEQESGEKIDAKEFKAFFDLLTIQRKLKDAGRFEFINRVKGNPGFLVSIPASLRYVKDAFALRPELSKLQALVAKYVPELAA, via the coding sequence ATGGAACTTGAGGCCGCCCTTCGCGACCAGGTGGGACAGGCCATTGGCCGTCCCGTTCCCCACGCAGCCATCACGAAGCTCAAGGGCGAGGCGAGCAGCCGCTCCTACTACCGCGTCGGCGCGCCCCCGGAGAGCTGGGTGGTGATGGTGATGCCGCCGGACGCGACGAAGAAGAGCGACGAGGCCACCAAGGGCGAGCCCCCCAAGGAGCTGCCCTTCATCAACGTCCACCGCTACCTGGAAGGCCTGGGCGTGCGCGTGCCGCGCATCCTTCGCTACGACGAGCCCGCCGGCTTCATGGTGCTGGAGGACCTGAGCGACATCACCTTCGAGTCCGCGCTGGAGGGCGGCCGCCACAACCAGGCGCTCTACACGCGCGCGGTGGAGCTGCTGGCGCGCCTGCGCGTGCAGGCGGAGAAGAAGCGGGATCCGGAGTGCCTGGCCTTCACGCGCGCCTTCGACGAGGACCTCTACGACTGGGAGCTGCACCACTTCCGCGAGTGGGGCCTGGAGGCCTGGAGCGGCAAGCAGCCCACGGCCGCGGAGCGCGCGGAGCTGGACGCCACGTTCAAGGACATCGCGAAGCAGCTGGCGGCCGCGCCCAAGGGCTTCACGCACCGCGACTACCAGAGCCGCAACATCATGGTGAAGGAGGGCGAGCTGGTCGTCATCGACTTCCAGGACGCGCTCCAGGGCCCGCGCCAGTACGACCTGGTGGCGCTCCTGCGCGACAGCTACGTGGAGCTGGACCGCGGGTTCGTGGACACGATGTTGGACGTCTACATCGCCACGTTCGAGCAGGAGAGCGGGGAGAAGATCGACGCGAAGGAGTTCAAGGCGTTCTTCGACCTGCTCACCATCCAGCGCAAGCTGAAGGACGCGGGCCGCTTCGAATTCATCAATCGCGTGAAAGGCAACCCGGGCTTCCTGGTGTCCATCCCCGCTTCCCTGCGCTACGTGAAGGACGCGTTCGCGCTCCGGCCGGAGCTGTCGAAGCTCCAGGCGCTGGTGGCGAAGTACGTGCCCGAGCTGGCGGCCTGA
- a CDS encoding nucleotidyltransferase family protein → MKAMVLCAGLGTRLRPLTERWPKPAMPFLGQPLFRYHLAVLKAAGVTAVGINTHHLPDTMAAVARRECERAGLSLHVVHEPVIQGTGGGIRGLRDFLAGEDFVVFNGDILFPVDLRPVVAAHRESGAVATMVLLPMPAGETYAAVEADAGGQVRRIAGYGPGGDGLKPWHFTGVHVMSPSVFDFMTAEGPEDINREVYVRVMQAGLPVRGHAVDAYWSDLGMPSRYLATVRDVLEGRVPLAALGADSPLAGLEADGAGAWVHPGARVAGTVRGPAYVGPGAVVDAGATVGPGVSVGPGAWVGQGARLERCAVFEETQVAPGETLTEVLAWGPHRVPASLAGR, encoded by the coding sequence ATGAAGGCCATGGTCCTCTGCGCGGGCCTGGGCACGCGCCTGCGCCCGCTCACCGAGCGCTGGCCCAAGCCGGCCATGCCGTTCCTCGGCCAGCCGCTGTTCCGCTACCACCTGGCGGTGCTGAAGGCCGCGGGCGTGACGGCGGTGGGCATCAACACGCACCACCTGCCGGACACGATGGCGGCGGTGGCCCGCAGGGAGTGCGAGCGCGCGGGGCTGTCCCTGCACGTCGTGCACGAGCCCGTCATCCAGGGCACCGGCGGCGGCATCCGCGGCCTGCGCGACTTCCTCGCGGGCGAGGACTTCGTCGTGTTCAACGGCGACATCCTCTTCCCGGTGGACCTGCGGCCCGTGGTCGCGGCGCACCGGGAGTCCGGCGCCGTGGCGACCATGGTGCTGCTGCCCATGCCGGCGGGGGAGACGTACGCGGCGGTGGAGGCGGACGCGGGCGGGCAGGTGCGGAGAATCGCGGGGTACGGGCCGGGCGGTGACGGGCTCAAGCCCTGGCACTTCACCGGCGTGCACGTCATGTCCCCCAGCGTGTTCGACTTCATGACGGCCGAGGGCCCCGAGGACATCAACCGCGAGGTCTACGTGCGGGTGATGCAGGCGGGGCTCCCGGTGCGCGGGCACGCGGTGGACGCGTACTGGTCCGACCTGGGCATGCCGTCGCGCTACCTGGCCACCGTGCGGGACGTGCTCGAAGGGCGCGTGCCGCTGGCGGCGTTGGGAGCGGACTCACCGCTCGCGGGGCTGGAGGCGGACGGCGCCGGGGCGTGGGTGCACCCGGGGGCCCGCGTCGCGGGGACGGTGCGGGGCCCCGCCTACGTGGGCCCGGGCGCCGTCGTGGACGCGGGCGCCACCGTGGGGCCGGGCGTGTCCGTGGGCCCGGGGGCCTGGGTGGGGCAGGGCGCGAGGCTGGAGCGCTGCGCCGTGTTCGAGGAGACGCAGGTGGCGCCGGGCGAGACCCTCACCGAGGTGCTCGCGTGGGGCCCCCACCGGGTGCCTGCTTCGCTCGCGGGGCGCTGA
- a CDS encoding Stp1/IreP family PP2C-type Ser/Thr phosphatase: MRIEVAGSTHVGMKRNHNEDNYLVLTEENLVVVADGMGGHSSGEIASRIAVDELGEFFRMTSKDQDATWPFKMDKQRNYDENRLSTGIKLANARIFERATVDTKYKGMGTTIVSVHFADSAAYVGHVGDSRVYFFRGGMLQQVTEDHSLLNDYLKAKKLSPEEIENFPHKNVIVRALGMKEQVQVDVTRVDPLENDVFLLCSDGLSGMISDAQMQDILSRTPELEKACGQLIDLANAAGGNDNVTCVLARYHAA, translated from the coding sequence ATGCGCATCGAGGTCGCTGGCAGCACCCACGTCGGGATGAAGCGGAACCACAACGAGGACAACTACCTCGTGCTCACCGAGGAGAACCTCGTGGTCGTGGCGGACGGCATGGGCGGTCACTCGTCCGGTGAGATCGCCAGCCGCATCGCGGTGGACGAGCTGGGTGAGTTCTTCCGCATGACGTCCAAGGACCAGGACGCCACCTGGCCGTTCAAGATGGACAAGCAGCGCAACTACGATGAGAACCGGCTGTCCACCGGCATCAAGCTGGCGAACGCGCGCATCTTCGAGCGCGCCACCGTGGACACCAAGTACAAGGGCATGGGCACCACCATCGTGTCCGTGCACTTCGCCGACAGCGCGGCCTACGTGGGCCACGTGGGCGACAGCCGGGTGTACTTCTTCCGGGGCGGCATGCTGCAGCAGGTGACGGAGGACCACTCGCTGCTCAACGACTACCTCAAGGCGAAGAAGCTCTCGCCGGAGGAGATTGAGAACTTCCCCCACAAGAACGTCATCGTGCGCGCGCTGGGGATGAAGGAGCAGGTGCAGGTGGACGTCACCCGCGTGGATCCGCTGGAGAACGACGTCTTCCTGCTGTGCTCGGACGGCCTGAGCGGCATGATCTCCGACGCGCAGATGCAGGACATCCTGTCGCGCACCCCGGAGCTGGAGAAGGCGTGCGGCCAGCTCATCGACCTGGCCAACGCGGCGGGCGGCAACGACAACGTGACGTGCGTGCTCGCGCGCTACCACGCCGCCTGA
- a CDS encoding DUF192 domain-containing protein: MHWRVTNETRQRLLADRAERAESFVQRFQGLMGRASLPMGAGMHIEPCDSIHTFFMRIPIDVAFLDAEGRIVKQLSALPPWRATAIYRRARSVLELPSGVLQASGTQEGDRLVFAPAEPTGA, from the coding sequence ATGCACTGGAGGGTGACCAACGAAACGCGGCAGCGGCTGCTCGCGGACCGCGCCGAACGGGCCGAGTCCTTCGTCCAGCGCTTCCAGGGCCTCATGGGCCGCGCCTCGCTGCCGATGGGGGCCGGGATGCACATCGAGCCCTGCGACTCCATCCACACGTTCTTCATGCGCATCCCCATCGACGTGGCCTTCCTGGACGCGGAAGGGCGCATCGTCAAGCAACTGTCCGCGCTTCCCCCCTGGCGCGCCACCGCCATCTACCGGCGGGCCCGCTCGGTCCTGGAGCTGCCCTCGGGCGTCCTCCAGGCCAGCGGCACCCAGGAGGGGGACCGGCTGGTCTTCGCGCCCGCGGAGCCGACCGGCGCCTGA
- a CDS encoding tRNA (cytidine(34)-2'-O)-methyltransferase, whose protein sequence is MLEPLASPLHLVLVSPQIPPNTGNVARLCAVTGCRLILVEPLGFSIDDRNLKRAGLDYWDKVFLKLYPTYDAYVAEYPAARRWLFSARAETSLYAARFQAGDHLVFGSEVTGLLPEVMAGGTGTAVSIPMLPERRSLNLSTSVGIGAYEALRQVQLGAAGGQAPPSN, encoded by the coding sequence ATGCTTGAGCCCCTGGCGTCCCCCCTGCATCTGGTCCTGGTCTCCCCGCAGATTCCGCCGAACACCGGCAACGTGGCCCGCCTGTGCGCGGTGACGGGCTGCCGGCTCATCCTGGTGGAGCCCCTGGGTTTCTCCATCGACGACCGGAACCTCAAGCGGGCGGGGCTGGACTACTGGGACAAGGTCTTCCTGAAGCTGTACCCGACCTATGACGCCTACGTGGCGGAGTACCCGGCGGCCCGCCGCTGGCTGTTCTCCGCCCGGGCGGAGACGTCTCTCTACGCGGCCCGGTTCCAGGCGGGGGACCACCTGGTGTTCGGCTCGGAGGTGACGGGGCTCTTGCCGGAGGTGATGGCGGGGGGGACGGGGACGGCGGTGTCCATCCCCATGCTGCCGGAGCGCCGGAGCTTGAATCTTTCGACGTCGGTGGGGATTGGGGCCTACGAGGCCCTGCGGCAGGTGCAACTGGGGGCGGCGGGCGGGCAGGCACCGCCGTCGAATTGA